In Hippoglossus hippoglossus isolate fHipHip1 chromosome 24, fHipHip1.pri, whole genome shotgun sequence, a single genomic region encodes these proteins:
- the fkbp3 gene encoding peptidyl-prolyl cis-trans isomerase FKBP3 — protein MAAEPAREWNDEQLKSDDLPKKDIIKFIQDNAAHSFLNEHKLLGNIKNVSKTAKKEQLIIAYNELFESKKFKGTDPIKEVTEHIRDVKIEEKPKEVKVEVVDEGPPKYFKSVLKKGDKTNFPKKGDVVGCWYTGSLEDGTVFDTNIPAAARKKRQTKPLCFKVGLGRVIRGWDEAVLTMSKGETARVEIEPEWAYGKKGLPDNKVPPNAKLIFEVELVSVD, from the exons ATGGCGGCCGAACCAGCACGGGAGTGGAACGATGAGCAGCTCAAAAGTGACGATTTACCCAAAAAAGACATAATCAAATTCATCCAGGACAATGCAGCCCACTCG TTCCTTAACGAGCACAAGCTGCTGGGCAACATCAAAAATGTCTCCAAAACGGCCAAGAAAGAGCAACTGATCATCGCTTACAATGAGCTGTTCGAGAGCAAA AAATTTAAAGGCACAGATCCAATAAAAGAAGTGACCGAGCATATCAGAGATGTGAAAATTGAAGAAAAGCCCAAAGAAGTTAAAGTAGAGGTGGTAGATGAG GGTCCGCCCAAGTACTTCAAGTCGGTACTGAAGAAAGGCGACAAGACCAACTTCCCAAAGAAGGGCGACGTTGTGGGCTGCTGGTACACTGGCTCCCTGGAGGATGGAACTGTGTTTGACACCAATATTCCCGCAG CCGCCAGAAAGAAGAGACAGACCAAACCACTGTGCTTCAAGGTCGGTTTGGGAAGAGTCATCAGAGGA TGGGATGAGGCCGTGCTAACAATGAGCAAGGGGGAAACAGCCCGAGTGGAGATCGAACCAGAGTGGGCCTATGGAAAGAAGGGTCTCCCTGACAACAA AGTACCACCCAATGCCAAGCTGATCTTTGAAGTGGAGCTTGTGTCAGTGGATTAA
- the faua gene encoding FAU ubiquitin like and ribosomal protein S30 fusion a, whose product MQLFLRAQNTHTLEVTGQETVGQIKAHVQDLEGLLVEDQVLLLAGCPLEDDSSLASCGVLEHCTLDVAGRLLGGKVHGSLARAGKVRGQTPKVEKQEKKKKKTGRAKRRIQYNRRFVNVVPTFGKKKGPNANS is encoded by the exons ATGCAGCTGTTTTTGCGTGCACAGAACACTCACACCCTTGAGGTGACCGGACAGGAAACTGTTGGACAGATCAAG GCTCATGTCCAGGATCTAGAGGGTCTCCTGGTGGAGGATCAGGTGCTTCTGCTTGCCGGGTGCCCACTGGAGGATGATTCCTCCCTGGCATCCTGTGGAGTCTTGGAGCACTGCACCCTGGATGTAGCTGGCAGGCTGCTGGGAG GTAAGGTCCACGGATCTCTGGCCCGTGCTGGAAAAGTGAGGGGACAGACACCCAAG GTTgaaaagcaggagaagaagaagaagaagactggCCGTGCCAAGCGTCGCATCCAGTACAACCGGCGCTTTGTGAACGTTGTGCCCACCTTCGGAAAGAAGAAGGGACCCAACGCCAACTCCTAA
- the prpf39 gene encoding pre-mRNA-processing factor 39 translates to MEDTDLHLSDNTLTGMLDTESTAMESNGDAFLPELPVLGQTAEWSLGQVAPEPLTTILPEDSDASEDGAGEPQQPTQEMNSTELGSVEKAVEQFQLASAQLLQEEQPPQPTEEPEQPPEQPPEHKAESVDAEQECQEMSVEPSATVQDGSQDGTEAPQVTEDGMELEEPSKETTEEEATVAPEPPLPSEFEKLFKGCEENPEDFNGWVYLLQYVEQENILESVRTSFDLFFLRYPYCYGYWKKYADIEKKHGNVQVAEEVYRRGLQAIPLSVDLWLHYLAYIKENSDPIDPETEGHIRATYEQSVLAAGTDFRSDRLWESFISWETEQEKLANVTAVYDRILGIPTQLYSQHFQSFKDHVQNNNPKHFLSEKEFIEMRLELSKSSLVSMVGSDGETPAAEEELPPGTDDLADPAKRVTEIENMRHKVIEVRQEVFNHNEHEVSKRWAFEEGIKRPYFHVKALEKTQLNNWKEYLDFEIENGSPERVVVLFERCLVACSLYEEFWTKYAKYVESYSTECVRHVYKKACNIHLPKKPAIHLLWAAFEEQQGQVEEARDILKSLEVAVPGMAMVRLRRVSLERRHGNLEDAEVLLREAMDSAEAVSETSFYAVKLARQLMKVQKSLSKARKVLLDAIEKDQTSPKLYLNLLELEYSGDVTQNQAEILACFDRALNSQMPLESRLLFSQRKVEFLEDFGTDINVLVAAYDEQQKLLKESEPTKRKAENGYDSSQEPDSKKQRVDDSSAGAANAATDAQANNSAYNYNWYQQYGGWGQNSWGQYNQYPQYNQYYPPPPT, encoded by the exons ATGGAAGATACTG ACCTGCACCTCTCAGACAACACCCTTACTGGAATGCTGGACACTGAGTCCACTGCCATGGAGAGCAATGGGGATGCTTTTCTTCCTGAACTTCCTGTTTTAGGCCAAACTGCCGAATGGTCCCTGGGCCAAGTTGCTCCAGAGCCACTCACAACCATCTTGCCTGAGGACTCTGATGCGTCCGAGGATGGTGCTGGGGAACCACAGCAACCAACTCAGGAGATGAATTCTACAGAGCTGGGATCTGTGGAGAAGGCCGTCGAGCAGTTTCAGCTCGCCAGTGCTCAGCTTCTCCAAGAGGAGCAGCCGCCACAGCCCACAGAAGAACCAGAACAGCCACCAGAACAGCCACCAGAGCACAAAGCAGAGTCTGTGGACGCTGAGCAAGAATGCCAAGAGATGAGTGTGGAGCCAAGTGCTACTGTACAAGATGGCAGTCAAG ATGGGACCGAGGCACCACAGGTTACAGAGGATGGCATGGAGCTGGAAGAACCATCCAAAgagacaacagaagaagaagcgACTGTTGCTCCAGAGCCACCGCTGCCCAGTGAGTTTGAAAAACTCTTTAAAGGCTGCGAGGAGAACCCAGAAGACTTCAATGGTTGGGTCTACCTGCTGCAGTATGTGGAGCaagag AACATCCTTGAATCTGTGAGAacttcatttgatttattcttcCTACGCTATCCCTACTGCTATGGCTACTGGAAGAAGTATGCAGATATCGAGAAAAAGCACGGCAATGTGCAGGTTGCAGAAGAG GTATACAGAAGAGGCTTGCAGGCCATCCCTCTCAGTGTGGACCTGTGGCTGCACTACCTGGCCTACATCAAGGAGAACTCAGACCCTATAGACCCAGAGACGGAGGGACACATTCGAGC TACTTATGAACAGTCAGTGCTTGCAGCAGGCACAGACTTCCGCTCAGACCGTCTGTGGGAGTCTTTCATCAGCTGGGAGACGGAGCAAGAGAAGCTGGCAAATGTCACCGCTGTCTATGATCGCATCTTGGGCATCCCAACCCAGCTATATTCCCAGCACTTTCAGAG CTTCAAAGATCATGTGCAGAACAACAACCCtaaacacttcctgtcagagaAGGAGTTCATCGAGATGAGGCTTGAGCTCTCTAAATCTAGCCTTGTGTCGATGGTCGGCAGCGATGGAGAGACGcctgctgctgaggaggagctACCACCTGGAACAGACGATCTTGCTGATCCTGCAAAG agAGTGACAGAGATCGAGAATATGCGCCACAAAGTCATCGAGGTTCGGCAGGAAGTATTCAACCACAATGAACATGAAGTCAGCAAGCGCTGGGCCTTTGAGGAAGGG ATTAAGAGACCATACTTCCATGTCAAAGCCTTAGAGAAGACCCAGCTGAACAACTGGAAGGAGTACCTGGACTTTGAGATTGAAAATGGGTCTCCGGAGCGCGTGGTCGTTTTGTTTGAACGATGCCTCGTTGCCTGTTCTCTCTACGAAGAGTTTTGGACCAAG TATGCAAAATATGTAGAGAGCTACAGCACTGAATGTGTGAGACATGTCTACAAGAAGGCGTGTAACATCCACCTGCCCAAGAAACCTGCCATCCACCTGCTGTGGGCGGCCTTTGAGGAGCAGCAGG GCCAAGTGGAGGAGGCTCGTGACATTCTGAAGTCCCTGGAAGTGGCAGTCCCAGGTATGGCCATGGTGCGCCTTCGAAGGGTCAGTCTCGAGCGTCGCCACGGTAATTTGGAGGATGCAGAGGTGCTGTTAAGGGAGGCCATGGATTCTGCTGAGGCCGTTTCCGAGACATCTTTCTATGCTGTGAAGCTGGCGAGGCAGCTGATGAAGGTGCAGAAAAGTCTGAGCAAAGCCAGGAAGGTGCTGCTGGATGCTATCGAAAAAGACCAG ACGAGTCCAAAACTGTATCTAAACCTGCTTGAGCTGGAGTACAGTGGGGACGTGACGCAGAACCAGGCAGAGATCTTGGCTTGTTTCGACCGAGCCTTGAACAGTCAGATGCCCCTGGAATCTCGCCTCCTCTTCTCCCAGCGCAAGGTCGAATTCCTTGAGGACTTTGGCACCGACATCAATGT GCTTGTGGCTGCATATGACGAACAGCAGAAACTACTGAAAGAAAGTGAACCCACGAAGCGGAAAGCGGAGAACGGGTATGACAG CTCTCAGGAACCTGATTCCAAGAAACAACGTGTGGATGACAGTTCCGCGGGTGCAGCAAATGCAGCGACAGACGCGCAGGCAAACAACTCGGCTTATAACTACAACTGGTATCAG CAATACGGCGGTTGGGGACAGAACTCCTGGGGGCAGTACAACCAATACCCCCAGTATAACCAGTACTACCCCCCTCCTCCAACATGA
- the arf6a gene encoding ADP-ribosylation factor 6a: MGKILSKIFGNKEMRILMLGLDAAGKTTILYKLKLGQSVTTIPTVGFNVETVTYKNVKFNVWDVGGQDKIRPLWRHYYTGTQGLIFVVDCADRDRIDEARQELHRIINDREMRDAIILIFANKQDLPDAMKPHEIQEKLGLTRIRDRNWYVQPACATTGDGLCEGLTWLTSNYKS; encoded by the coding sequence ATGGGCAAAATCCTGTCAAAGATCTTTGGCAACAAGGAGATGAGAATATTGATGCTTGGACTTGACGCCGCCGGCAAGACGACCATCCTGTACAAGCTGAAGCTGGGACAGTCGGTCACCACCATCCCCACGGTGGGCTTCAACGTGGAGACCGTCACCTATAAGAATGTGAAGTTCAACGTTTGGGACGTGGGTGGGCAGGACAAGATCCGGCCCCTCTGGAGACATTACTACACCGGCACCCAGGGCCTCATTTTCGTGGTGGACTGTGCCGACAGGGACAGGATCGACGAGGCCAGGCAGGAGCTCCACCGCATCATCAACGACCGGGAGATGCGGGACGCCATCATCCTGATCTTCGCCAACAAGCAGGACCTGCCCGACGCCATGAAGCCCCACGAGATCCAGGAGAAGCTGGGCCTGACCCGGATCCGCGATAGGAATTGGTACGTTCAGCCCGCGTGTGCGACCACGGGGGACGGACTATGCGAAGGCCTCACCTGGCTTACCTCAAATTACAAATCTTAA
- the LOC117758365 gene encoding E3 ubiquitin-protein ligase pellino homolog 2 isoform X2, with the protein MLGYNGSLPSGDRGRRKSRFALYRRAKANGVKPSAVHILNTPQDSKAVHSRGQHSISFTLSRNQTVVVEYCHDNNTDMFQIGRSTESPIDFVVTDTSGGGKEGEDPSIAPSTISRFACRVVCERNPPYTARIYAAGFDSSKNIFLGEKATKWKNPDGHMDGLTTNGVLVMHPEGFPEEPKQGLWREISVCGDVYALRETRSGPSRGKLAEGESSALRDGSLVDLCGATLLWRTGEGLMRAPTLRHLEALRQELNASRPQCPVGLSTLAFPSLPRSHSLEERQPWVYLTCGHVHGRHDWGQRSEREEQPGEGEGSTTRRECPLCRSVGPYVPLWLGCEPAVYVDAGSPTHGFVPCGHVCSEKTVRYWAETPLPHGTHAFRPVCPFCSSALSTPGWTRLIFQGPID; encoded by the exons ATGTTGGG GTACAATGGTTCTCTTCCAAGCGGAGACCGGGGGCGCAGAAAGAGTCGCTTCGCTCTGTACCGAAGGGCCAAGGCCAACGGTGTCAAGCCCAGTGCGGTGCACATCCTCAACACGCCACAGGACAGCAAg gcCGTacacagcagggggcagcacagCATTTCTTTCACTCTGTCCCGTAACCAGACAGTGGTGGTGGAGTACTGCcatgacaacaacacagacatgttcCAG ATCGGACGCTCCACAGAAAGTCCCATCGACTTTGTGGTGACAGACACCTCCGGAGgggggaaggagggggaggacCCCTCCATTGCTCCCAGCACGATCTCACGTTTTGCCTGCAGAGTCGTGTGCGAACGCAACCCACCCTACACTGCGCGCATTTACGCCGCAGGCTTCGACTCCTCCAAAAATATCTTCCTAGGA GAAAAAGCAACCAAATGGAAAAACCCTGATGGACACATGGACGGTTTGACCACCAACGGGGTGCTAGTGATGCATCCAGAGGGGTTTCCAGAGGAGCCAAAGCAGGGGCTGTGGAGGGAGATCTCTGTCTGCGGTGATGTCTACGCCCTTAGGGAGACACGCTCTGGGCCCAGCCGGGGCAAACTG gcagagggagagagcagcgCACTACGAGACGGTTCCCTGGTTGACCTGTGTGGTGCCACCCTGCTGTGGCGTACGGGCGAGGGGCTCATGCGTGCGCCCACCCTGCGTCACCTGGAAGCACTTCGACAGGAGCTCAATGCGTCCCGGCCCCAGTGTCCTGTCGGCCTCAGCACACTGGCCTTCCCCAGCCTGCCACGCAGCCACAG CCTTGAAGAACGTCAACCCTGGGTCTACCTCACTTGCGGTCATGTCCATGGACGCCACGACTGGGGCCAGAGATCTGAGAGGGAGGAGCAACCAGGGGAGGGCGAGGGCTCTACAACCCGCCGAGAATGTCCCCTGTGCAGGAGTGTGGGTCCCTACGTGCCCCTGTGGCTGGGCTGTGAGCCTGCTGTGTATGTTGACGCCGGCTCTCCTACTCACGGTTTTGTTCCGTGCGGTCACGTCTGCTCAGAGAAGACAGTCAGGTACTGGGCAGAGACCCCACTGCCCCATGGGACCCACGCCTTCAGACCTGTCTGCCCCTTCTGCTCCAGTGCCCTCAGCACCCCCGGCTGGACGCGGCTCATCTTCCAGGGCCCCATCGACTAG
- the LOC117758365 gene encoding E3 ubiquitin-protein ligase pellino homolog 2 isoform X1 codes for MNSPKKDGDDDVPVKDPVKYGELVILGYNGSLPSGDRGRRKSRFALYRRAKANGVKPSAVHILNTPQDSKAVHSRGQHSISFTLSRNQTVVVEYCHDNNTDMFQIGRSTESPIDFVVTDTSGGGKEGEDPSIAPSTISRFACRVVCERNPPYTARIYAAGFDSSKNIFLGEKATKWKNPDGHMDGLTTNGVLVMHPEGFPEEPKQGLWREISVCGDVYALRETRSGPSRGKLAEGESSALRDGSLVDLCGATLLWRTGEGLMRAPTLRHLEALRQELNASRPQCPVGLSTLAFPSLPRSHSLEERQPWVYLTCGHVHGRHDWGQRSEREEQPGEGEGSTTRRECPLCRSVGPYVPLWLGCEPAVYVDAGSPTHGFVPCGHVCSEKTVRYWAETPLPHGTHAFRPVCPFCSSALSTPGWTRLIFQGPID; via the exons ATGAATTCACCGAAAAAAGACGGAGACGACGATGTGCCCGTTAAAGACCCGGTGAAATATGGCGAACTGGTCATTTTGGG GTACAATGGTTCTCTTCCAAGCGGAGACCGGGGGCGCAGAAAGAGTCGCTTCGCTCTGTACCGAAGGGCCAAGGCCAACGGTGTCAAGCCCAGTGCGGTGCACATCCTCAACACGCCACAGGACAGCAAg gcCGTacacagcagggggcagcacagCATTTCTTTCACTCTGTCCCGTAACCAGACAGTGGTGGTGGAGTACTGCcatgacaacaacacagacatgttcCAG ATCGGACGCTCCACAGAAAGTCCCATCGACTTTGTGGTGACAGACACCTCCGGAGgggggaaggagggggaggacCCCTCCATTGCTCCCAGCACGATCTCACGTTTTGCCTGCAGAGTCGTGTGCGAACGCAACCCACCCTACACTGCGCGCATTTACGCCGCAGGCTTCGACTCCTCCAAAAATATCTTCCTAGGA GAAAAAGCAACCAAATGGAAAAACCCTGATGGACACATGGACGGTTTGACCACCAACGGGGTGCTAGTGATGCATCCAGAGGGGTTTCCAGAGGAGCCAAAGCAGGGGCTGTGGAGGGAGATCTCTGTCTGCGGTGATGTCTACGCCCTTAGGGAGACACGCTCTGGGCCCAGCCGGGGCAAACTG gcagagggagagagcagcgCACTACGAGACGGTTCCCTGGTTGACCTGTGTGGTGCCACCCTGCTGTGGCGTACGGGCGAGGGGCTCATGCGTGCGCCCACCCTGCGTCACCTGGAAGCACTTCGACAGGAGCTCAATGCGTCCCGGCCCCAGTGTCCTGTCGGCCTCAGCACACTGGCCTTCCCCAGCCTGCCACGCAGCCACAG CCTTGAAGAACGTCAACCCTGGGTCTACCTCACTTGCGGTCATGTCCATGGACGCCACGACTGGGGCCAGAGATCTGAGAGGGAGGAGCAACCAGGGGAGGGCGAGGGCTCTACAACCCGCCGAGAATGTCCCCTGTGCAGGAGTGTGGGTCCCTACGTGCCCCTGTGGCTGGGCTGTGAGCCTGCTGTGTATGTTGACGCCGGCTCTCCTACTCACGGTTTTGTTCCGTGCGGTCACGTCTGCTCAGAGAAGACAGTCAGGTACTGGGCAGAGACCCCACTGCCCCATGGGACCCACGCCTTCAGACCTGTCTGCCCCTTCTGCTCCAGTGCCCTCAGCACCCCCGGCTGGACGCGGCTCATCTTCCAGGGCCCCATCGACTAG